A window of the Brassica napus cultivar Da-Ae chromosome A2, Da-Ae, whole genome shotgun sequence genome harbors these coding sequences:
- the LOC125587512 gene encoding probable protein S-acyltransferase 22, whose protein sequence is MRKHGWQLPYHPLQVVAVAVFLALGFAFYVFFAPFVGNKIHQYIAMGIYTPLITCVVGLYIWCAASDPADPGVFRSKKYLKIPENEKFPQSKGTKDSCGGSAIGGAKSHDSTCVKDQENGTNKKHESSQRSCLLRVLCSPCALICGCCSGRDESSEQQMSEDGMFYCSLCEVEVFKFSKHCRVCDKCVDRFDHHCRWLNNCIGKQNYRKFFSLMVSAIFLLTMQWSTGIFVLVLCLLRRNQFNTDIALKLGSSFSLVPFVIVVAVCTLLAMLATLPVAQLFFFHILLIKKGISTYDYIVALREQEQELEEGGGGQQSPQMSMISSFTGLSSASSFNTFHRGAWCTPPRLFVEDQFDVVPPENASVSSYGKKTVVEKRVKKKTQPVKISPWTLARLNAEEVSKAAAEARKRSKIIQPVERREASSSDRRMFPAKFEAANSNGKQQRRQSKQRIRLPAELPLMNVQTRVASMETSTSSGLGPLQLEARSAFQTSRAMSGSGGVMGTSSSPESSLDSHDIHPFRVSSEAEGSVQLSGFSSAVGLMGQNRGQQQQQSMMMMMMPLSRSTSGGYDASGGEDSDQVPSRNIHKSR, encoded by the exons ATGAGGAAACATGGATGGCAACTTCCTTACCATCCTCTTCAG GTGGTGGCTGTTGCTGTGTTCTTGGCACTTGGGTTTGCTTTCTACGTCTTCTTTGCTCCGTTTGTTGGGAACAAGATTCATCAGTACATTGCCATGGGTATTTACACTCCTCTG ATAACGTGTGTGGTTGGACTGTATATATGGTGTGCGGCTTCAGATCCTGCAGACCCTGGAGTTTTCAGGTCAAAGAAGTACCTTAAAATACCTGAAAACGAGAAATTTCCTCAATCAAAGGGCACAAAAGATAGTTGTGGTGGATCAGCTATAGGTGGTGCTAAGTCTCATGACAGCACATGTGTAAAGGATCAAGAAAATGGAACTAACAAGAAACATGAGTCATCGCAAAGATCTTGTCTCCTGCGTGTGCTTTGCTCTCCTTGTGCATTGATTTGTGGTTGTTGCAGCGGAAGAGATGAATCTTCTGAGCAGCAGATGAGTGAGGATGGGATGTTCTATTGCAGTCTGTGCGAAGTTGAG GTCTTCAAATTCAGCAAGCATTGCAGAGTTTGTGACAAATGTGTTGACCGTTTTGATCATCACTGCAGG tgGCTAAACAATTGCATTGGCAAGCAGAATTACAGAAAGTTCTTCAGCCTCATGGTATCAGCTATTTTCTTG CTCACTATGCAATGGTCAACTGGGATATTTGTGCTGGTACTATGTCTACTCCGAAGGAACCAGTTCAACACAGACATTGCCTTAAAGCTGGGAAGCAGCTTCTCGCTAGTTCCATTTGTTATAGTCGTT GCTGTTTGCACTCTATTGGCAATGCTGGCAACGCTACCTGTTGCTCAGCTTTTCTTCTTCCACATTCTTCTCATCAAAAAG GGAATCAGTACATACGACTACATAGTTGCACTTAGGGAACAAGAGCAAGAGCTAGAAGAAGGTGGTGGAGGTCAACAAAGCCCTCAAATGTCAATGATCAGCTCATTCACTGGTCTAAGTAGTGCAAGCTCCTTCAATACATTTCACCGTGGAGCTTGGTGCACCCCACCGCGTCTGTTTGTTGAGGATCAG TTTGATGTAGTTCCTCCAGAGAATGCTTCTGTAAGTTCATATGGAAAGAAGACAGTGGTTGAGAAACGCGTCAAGAAGAAGACGCAACCTGTGAAGATCAGTCCATGGACTCTAGCGCGTCTCAATGCAGAAGAAGTCTCAAAGGCAGCAGCAGAGGCAAGGAAGAGATCCAAAATTATCCAGCCTGTGGAGAGGAGGGAAGCAAGCAGCAGCGACCGTAGAATGTTCCCGGCAAAATTTGAAGCTGCTAATAGTAACGGGAAGCAGCAGAGAAGGCAATCTAAGCAGCGCATAAGGTTACCAGCAGAATTGCCTCTGATGAATGTTCAGACAAGAGTTGCCTCTATGGAGACATCAACTAGCTCAGGGCTAGGTCCTCTtcagctagaagcaagaagcgcGTTTCAGACGAGCCGAGCAATGTCAGGGTCAGGTGGTGTTATGGGGACATCTTCTTCACCAGAGAGCAGCTTAGACTCGCATGACATTCACCCTTTTAGAGTGTCGTCTGAAGCAGAAGGGTCGGTGCAGCTCAGTGGATTTTCTTCAGCTGTTGGTCTAATGGGTCAGAATAGAGGGCAGCAACAACAGCAAtccatgatgatgatgatgatgccatTGTCAAGGTCTACAAGTGGTGGATACGATGCCTCTGGTGGAGAAGACAGTGATCAGGTTCCTTCTAGAAACATCCACAAATCAAGATAA
- the LOC106354473 gene encoding vesicle transport v-SNARE 12, with amino-acid sequence MSDVFEGYERQYCELSTNLTRKSNSASLLPHGDDKKGKLGEIKSGIDEADVLIRKMDLEARSLQPSAKATCLAKLREYKSDLNQLKKEFKRVSSPDVNQSAREELMESGMADPLSVSADQRERLAMSVERLDQSSDRIRESRRTMMETEELGVSILQDLSQQRQTLLHSHSKLHGVDEAIDKSKKVLTAMSRRITRNKWIVTSVIIALILAIILIISFKLSH; translated from the exons atgagcgACGTGTTCGAAGGGTACGAGCGGCAGTACTGCGAGCTATCAACTAATCTCACCCGAAAATCCAATTCAGCTTCCCTTCTCCCCCACGGAG ATGATAAGAAAGGGAAGCTTGGTGAGATCAAATCTGGGATTGATGAAGCTGATGTCTTG atCCGAAAAATGGACCTTGAGGCTAGGAGTTTGCAGCCGAGTGCTAAGGCTACTTGTCTTGCTAAACTCAGAGAATATAAGTCTGACCTCAACCAACTCAAGAAGGAGTTCAAAAGGGTTTCTTCTCCTGATGTTAATCAATCTGCCCGCGAAGAGTTGATGGAATCTGGAATGGCTGATCCTCTCTCC GTTTCTGCTGATCAAAGAGAGAGATTGGCAATGTCCGTAGAGAGGCTGGACCAGTCTAGCGACAGAATCAGAGAGAGTAGAAGGACCATGATGGAGACTGAAGAGCTTGGTGTCTCCATTCTTCAAGATCTCAGCCAGCAGCGCCAAACTCTCCTCCACTCCCACAGCAAG CTTCATGGTGTGGATGAGGCCATTGACAAGAGCAAGAAGGTCTTGACGGCGATGTCAAGAAGAATAACGAGGAACAAATGGATCGTTACTTCAGTGATCATTGCTCTCATTCTAgccatcatcctcatcatctcaTTCAAACTTTCTCATTAA